A portion of the Gigantopelta aegis isolate Gae_Host chromosome 10, Gae_host_genome, whole genome shotgun sequence genome contains these proteins:
- the LOC121383485 gene encoding uncharacterized protein LOC121383485 has protein sequence MTNSDAIIFPENPFEEMKSCVLLSLGLVVALALPRHKRQANIEVSPDNCNCWYEVFEDGSQSGDQCCTGDLVYDPSQNQCVWPSDYNGCSPSAGDSSQGRSTDPNPCVPLPDINPDQSYHRAIPGFCNKFVMCNHGVPNEEPVFCPANDNDRETMFNPDLHGPGLGGCDPLFVDCGDLVVIHPRKLG, from the exons ATGACAAACAGCGACGCCATTATATTCCCGGAAAACCCCTTTGAAGAG atgaAAAGCTGTGTTTTATTATCACTGGGTCTAGTTGTGGCGCTGGCTCTACCCAGACACAAAAGACAAG CCAATATCGAGGTTTCGCCTGATAACTGCAACTGCTGGTACGAGGTGTTTGAAGACGGCAGCCAGAGCGGGGACCAGTGCTGTACGGGGGACCTGGTGTACGATCCCAGTCAGAACCAGTGTGTCTGGCCCTCCGACTACAATGGGTGCTCGCCGTCAGCGGGGGATTCATCACAAGGAAGAA GCACGGATCCCAATCCGTGCGTGCCTCTCCCGGACATCAATCCGGACCAGTCGTATCACCGCGCTATTCCGGGCTTCTGTAACAAGTTCGTCATGTGTAACCACGGCGTGCCCAACGAAGAGCCGGTGTTCTGCCCCGCCAACGACAACGACAGGGAGACGATGTTCAACCCGGACCTGCACGGACCCGGCCTCGGCGGCTGCGACCCGCTATTCGTAGATTGTGGCGATCTCGTAGTGATCCATCCACGAAAACTCGGATAG